A single genomic interval of Anolis carolinensis isolate JA03-04 chromosome X, rAnoCar3.1.pri, whole genome shotgun sequence harbors:
- the LOC134292924 gene encoding myotubularin-related protein 3-like — MEQEATQEHQHQQEANQTFPRKQLVREDDNLQVPFLELHGESTEFVGRAEEAVIALSNYRLHIKFKESLVNIPLQLIESVECRDLFQLHLVCKDCKIIRCLFCSPERSQEWQRRLSEATGPPSRLEGLFSFAFHAWCTHVYASEKEQHGDLCRPGEHVASRFKNEVERMGFDRNHAWRVSNINEKYRLCSSYPQELIVPAWISDKELESVAAFRSWKRIPAVVYRHQSNGAVIARCGQPEVSWWGWRNADDEHLVQSVAKACAVDARAKVADPRGGRGGGGYADPEFGKDGAEPPKLLILDARSYAAAVANRAKGGGCECPEYYPNCEVVFMGMANIHSIRKSFQSLRLLCSQVPDPGNWLSSLEGTKWLQHLSVLLKSALLVVHAVERDRRPVLVHCSDGWDRTPQIVALAKLLLDPYYRTIEGFQVLVETEWLDFGHKFADRCGHGEQAGDPNERCPVFLQWLDCAHQLQRQFPCSFEFSEAFLVKLVQHTYSCLFGTFLCNNAKERGEKHTQERTCSVWSLLRPGNKAFQNLLYCSQSDSVLFPVCHVRNLMLWSAVYLPGSSPSTPADDPCTPYPLPAPGPEEAPLGRLPKTRSFDNLASACDGGHSGPPPAARRSSDPSLGEKWPEHRRSLEPSDPFEGGRGAELSLAVAPGQMENILQEATEEEEAGPTDTPAPPEAPSASFPWLGTGEEAEALELHRLAASLNRTPPPAPSPCALPLRDYGGGGRRGAAGGEPRGAPPPPLPPGSPDPPPAPRGPLDDDDGMPAYADAVQQRLRQIESGHQAEVETLRKQLQELRSRLEGRLLNGALHCNGLPCGLGQVVTRWPPDPLGAHCHGCDSAFWLASRKHLCRNCGNVFCASCCNQKVPVPVPEPIRLCKACSSGLGPHNNDPTAATATAAHSN, encoded by the exons ATG GAGCAGGAGGCCACGCAGGAGCATCAGCACCAGCAGGAAGCCAACCAGACGTTTCCCCGGAAGCAGCTCGTCCGCGAAGATGACAATCTCCAG GTGCCCTTCCTGGAGCTGCACGGGGAGAGCACGGAGTTTGTGGGCCGGGCGGAGGAGGCCGTGATCGCGCTCTCCAACTACCGCCTTCACATCAAGTTCAAGGAGTCCCTCGTCAAT ATCCCGCTGCAGCTGATTGAGAGCGTGGAGTGCCGGGACCTCTTCCAGCTCCACTTGGTCTGCAAGGACTGCAAGATCATCAG GTGCCTGTTCTGCAGCCCGGAGCGGAGCCAGGAGTGGCAGCGGCGCCTGTCGGAGGCCACGGGGCCCCCCTCGCGCCTGGAGGGCCTCTTCTCCTTCGCCTTCCACGCCTGGTGCACCCACGTCTACGCCAGCGAGAAGGAGCAGCACGGGGACCTCTGCCGGCCCG GGGAGCACGTGGCCTCGCGCTTCAAGAACGAGGTGGAGCGCATGGGCTTCGACAGGAACCACGCCTGGAGGGTCTCCAACATCAACGAGAAGTACAG GCTGTGCAGCAGCTACCCGCAGGAGCTCATCGTCCCGGCCTGGATCTCCGACAAGGAGCTGGAGAGCGTGGCCGCCTTCCGATCCTGGAAGCGCATCCCCGCCGTGGTTTACAG GCACCAGAGCAACGGGGCGGTCATTGCGCGCTGCGGCCAGCCGGAGGTCAGCTGGTGGGGCTGGAGGAACGCCGACGACGAGCACCTGGTCCAGTCCGTGGCCAAGGCCTGCGCCGTGGACGCCCGGGCCAAGGTGGCCGACCCGCGAGGAGGGCGAGGGGGGGGCGGATACGCCGACCCAGAGTTCGGGAAGGACGGCGCGGAGCCCCCGAAGCTGCTCATCCTGGACGCACGCTCCTACGCCGCCGCCGTGGCCAACCGGGCCAAGGGAGGGGGCTGCGAGTGCCCAG AGTACTACCCCAACTGCGAGGTGGTCTTCATGGGCATGGCCAACATCCACTCCATCCGGAAGAGCTTCCAGTCCCTGCGCCTGCTCTGCAGCCAGGTCCCCGACCCAGGAAA CTGGCTCTCGTCGCTGGAGGGCACCAAGTGGCTGCAGCACCTGTCGGTCCTGCTGAAGTCGGCGCTGCTGGTGGTGCACGCGGTGGAGCGGGACCGGCGCCCGGTGCTCGTGCACTGCTCCGACGGCTGGGACCGCACCCCCCAGATCGTGGCCCTGGCCAAGCTGCTCCTCGACCCCTACTACCGGACCATCGAG GGCTTCCAGGTGCTGGTGGAGACGGAGTGGCTGGACTTTGGGCACAAGTTTGCCGACCGCTGTGGGCACGGGGAGCAGGCGGGCGACCCCAACGAGCGCTGCCCGGTCTTCCTGCAGTGGCTGGACTGCGCCCACCAGCTCCAGAGGCAGTTCCCCTGCTCCTTCGAGTTCAGCGAAGCATTCCtg GTGAAGCTGGTCCAGCACACCTACTCCTGCCTCTTTGGCACATTCCTGTGCAACAACGCCAAGGAGCGCGGCGAGAAGCACACCCAGGAGAGGACCTGCTCCGTGTGGTCCCTGCTCCGGCCCGGGAACAAGGCCTTCCAGAACCTGCTCTACTGCTCCCAGTCCGACTCC GTGCTGTTCCCGGTGTGCCACGTGCGGAACCTCATGCTCTGGAGCGCCGTCTACCTGCCCGGCTCCTCCCCCTCGACCCCTGCCGACGACCCCTGCACCCCCTACCCGCTCCCGGCCCCCGGCCCCGAAGAGGCCCCGCTGGGCAG GCTGCCCAAGACCCGCTCCTTCGACAACCTGGCCTCGGCCTGCGACGGCGGCCACAGCGGCCCCCCTCCCGCCGCCCGGCGCAGCAGCGACCCCAGCCTGGGGGAGAAGTGGCCGGAGCACCGCCGCTCCCTGGAGCCCAGCGACCCCTTCGAGGGGGGCCGGGGGGCGGAGCTCTCCCTGGCGGTGGCCCCGGGCCAGATGGAGAACATCCTGCAGGAGgccacggaggaggaggaggcgggcccCACCGACACCCCGGCCCCCCCGGAGGCCCCGAGCGCCTCCTTCCCGTGGCTGGGCACCGGGGAGGAGGCGGAGGCGCTGGAGCTGCACCGCTTGGCCGCCTCCCTCAACCGGACCCCCCCTCCCGCCCCCTCCCCCTGCGCCCTGCCCTTGCGCGACTACGGGGGGGGCGGCCGGAGGGGGGCGGCCGGAGGGGAGCCGCGGGGGGCCCCGCCGCCTCCGCTGCCGCCCGGCAGCCCCgacccgccccccgccccccgcgGCCCCCTGGACGACGACGACGGGATGCCGGCCTACGCGGACGCCGTGCAGCAGCGGCTGCGGCAGATCGAGAGCGGGCACCAGGCGGAGGTGGAGACCCTCCGGAAGCAGCTGCAGGAGCTGCGCAGCCGCCTCGAGGGGCGCCTCCTCAACGGCGCCCTCCACTGCAACGGACTCCCCTGCGGACTCGGACAGGTG GTGACGCGCTGGCCCCCCGACCCCCTGGGCGCCCACTGCCACGGCTGCGACAGCGCCTTCTGGCTCGCCAGCAGGAAGCACCTCTGCAG GAACTGCGGGAACGTCTTCTGCGCCTCGTGCTGCAACCAGAAGGTCCCGGTCCCGGTCCCGGAGCCCATCCGCCTCTGCAAGGCCTGCTCCTCCGGACTCGGGCCCCACAACAACGACCCCACTGCCGCCACCGCCACCGCCGCCCACTCGAACTGA
- the LOC134292923 gene encoding eukaryotic translation initiation factor 4E transporter-like: MDGDRRLPHRYSKEELLDIKERPFSKRRPSCLSEKYDSEGVWDPEKWHASLYPNSGRASPNEEQPPPPPLRPKKDPEGPLGRRIGDPRERLREEDLEVVLSPQRRSFGGGCHVTAHPGGPPGGPPSSSSSAAGLAVGSRRSGSPLENGGRRIGSGRLLSATTTGTAATTTGTTHRATTSATAFEGKEPPHKEKRFRRDFGEGKRGFGGPPERRCRHDSYTEEEPEWFSGGPTSQSETIELIGFDDHILLEHHDPDHHHHHKASGGGGRKRSRRRNPSLKEGLECNGGPPPEKEGPRRGDVVPVGGPPAEQEVPPPREEFDFNEFFNLDKSVPGLASMIEDVLGEGSGSLPASSSRFSRWFSSNASHSASRSSSLRSTPHEELERLAGLSPPSGPVGGAFFAPISAEGAEGAGPVPGGGRGLGPGGVASCGEGPEVDILEMLTKAKVDLRPLLPSLSANKERLRQSTHSGVVLSVEEVEAGLKGLNVVEPHHDHHHDHGNDHGHGGPPGPRRVTDHGHGHGGGGDMSAFNRLVSSMKASGTLPAQQQHPPKGNINLDGQLMSSPETAKNILQEILGGPGNRPPPPGPAPPSSAVLSALMGGLEAAAAPSPPPRGPPPLLLLLRRLPAAPPPVPSRLRSGLPGGPGVGRRLPRDAEEPQSDGDAAGPPSGRRGGGAPLPAGPGGGHDALGPLPAGPGARPAGEALPEQAAGSGQAPRLHGPPAKPRLPAGVRHQHALPVLHAHLRDPQDVREQRQGRQGRRRREARGRTERRVRGDGGPAPGLQAPPRPRPPRGLVLAARVPEGGERRSRQEEGRSSSSSSSSSSASSASSAGVRVPGAAPLPVPGPGPAPPAAARPGPEDARPGAPPAPPAPPPPGRAAASRGGPGPSRAALLPAPRTAPPGATPPGPHAAPAPALRLRRPLGPAPGPSAPPSGPPGGRGLLLLLLLRGLLLVGALAVVRVGGPAAAAPLDAVLQGHQRGRARVPALTPDPTMTQG, encoded by the exons ATGGACGGCGACAGGAGGCTCCCCCACCGGTACTCCAAG GAGGAGCTCCTGGACATCAAGGAGCGGCCCTTCTCCAAGCGCAGGCCGTCCTGCCTCTCCGAAAAATACGACAG CGAGGGCGTCTGGGACCCGGAGAAATGGCACGCGTCCTTGTACCCGAATTCGGGGCGCGCCTCGCCCAACGAGGAACAGCCGCCACCCCCACCGCTGCGCCCCAAAAAGGACCCCGAGGGACCCCTCGGGCGCAGGATCGGCG ACCCCCGGGAGCGCCTGCGGGAGGAGGACCTGGAGGTGGTGCTGAGCCCCCAGCGCCGCAGCTTCGGGGGGGGCTGCCACGTGACCGCCCACCCCGGGGGCCCCCCTGGGggacccccctcctcctcctcctcggccgccGGCCTGGCCGTGGGGTCCCGGCGCTCGGGGAGCCCCCTCGAGAACGGCGGCCGGCGCATCGGGAGCGGGAGGCTCCTCTCCGCCACCACCACGGGCACCGCCGCCACCACCACGGGCACCACCCACAGGGCCACCACGTCCGCCACCGCCTTCGAGGGCAAGGAGCCCCCCCACAAGGAGAAGCGCTTCCGG CGTGACTTCGGGGAGGGCAAGCGTGGCTTCGGGGGGCCCCCCGAGCGGCGGTGCCGGCACGACTCGTACACGGAGGAGGAGCCGGAGTGGTTCTCGGGGGGGCCCACCAGCCAGTCCGAGACCATCGAGCTCATCGGCTTCGACGACCACATCCTCCTCGAGCACCACGACCccgaccaccaccaccaccacaaggcCAGCGGAGGGGGGGGGCGGAAGCGCTCGCGCCGCAGGAACCCCTCCCTCAAAGAAG gcctggagtgcaacggGGGGCCCCCGCCAGAGAAGGAGGGGCCCCGCCGGGGGGACGTGGTGCCCGTGGGGGGGCCGCCCGCCGAGCAGGAAGTCCCGCCCCCGCGGGAGGAGTTCGACTTCAACGAGTTCTTCAACCTGGACAAGAGCGTCCCCGGACTGGCCTCC ATGATCGAGGACGTGCTGGGCGAGGGGTCGGGCTCCCTTCCGGCCTCGTCCTCGCGCTTCAGCCGCTGGTTCTCGTCCAACGCCTCGCACTCGGCCAGCCGGTCCAGCAGCCTCCGGTCCACCCCCCACGAGGAGCTCGAGCGCCTGGCCG GTCTGTCTCCGCCCTCGGGGCCGGTGGGCGGGGCCTTCTTTGCGCCCATCTCGGCGGAGGgggcggagggggcggggccggtGCCCGGAGGGGGGCGTGGCCTGGGCCCGGGGGGCGTGGCCTCGTGCGGGGAGGGGCCGGAGGTGGACATCCTGGAGATGCTGACCAAGGCCAAGGTGGACCTGCGCCCgctcctcccctccctctccgCCAACAAGGAGAGGCTCCGCCAGAGCA CGCATTCGGGGGTGGTGCTGTCGGTGGAGGAAGTGGAGGCCGGGCTCAAAGGCCTGAACGTGGTGGAGCCCCACCACGACCACCACCACGACCATGGCAACGACCACGGCCACGGGGGCCCCCCGGGCCCACGGCGTGTCACGGACCACGGCCACGGCCACGGCGGAGGGGGGGACATGTCGGCCTTCAACCGACTGGTCAGCTCCATGAAGGCCAGCGGGACCCTGCCCGCCCAGCAGCAGCACCCCCCCAAGGGAAAC aTAAACCTTGACGGTCAGTTGATGTCCTCTCCAGAAACAGCCAAGAACATCCTGCag gagATCCTGGGGGGGCCTGGAAACCGCCCGCCCCCTCCCGGCCCCGCCCCCCCCTCCTCGGCGGTCCTGAGCGCCTTGATGGGGGGCCTCGAAGCCGCCGCCgccccctccccgcccccccggggccccccccccctcctcctcctcctccgaagaCTTCCTGCGGCACCGCCTCCCGTCCCCAGTCG GCTTCGGTCCGGGCTCCCCGGCGGCCCCGGTGTTGGGCGACGCCTTCCTCGGGATGCGGAAGAGCCTCAGTCCGACGGCGACGCAG CTGGACCTCCCTCCGGGCGCCGTGGTGGAGGGGCTCCCCTTCCTGCCGGACCTGGCGGCGGCCATGACGCTCTCGGGCCTCTACCAGCCGGGCCTGGCGCTCGCCCCGCCGGAGAAGCCCTTCCGGAACAG gcAGCCGGGTCGGGCCAAGCCCCCCGCCTCCATGGGCCGCCTGCCAAGCCCCGCCTCCCCGCCGGCGTCCGTCACCAGCATG CTCTCCCCGTCCTTCACGCCCACCTCCGTGATCCGCAAGATGTACGAGAGCAAAGACAAGGGCGGCAAGGACGGCGACGGAGGGAAGCTCGCGGGAGAACGGAACG aCGTGTCCGTGGAgatggaggccccgcccccgggCTCCAAGCCCCCCCGCGGCCCCGCCCCCCCCGCGGCCTCGTCCTCGCAGCGCGGGTGCCCGAAGGAGGCGAACGGCGGTCCCGGCAAGAGGAaggccgctcctcctcctcctcctcctcctcctcctccgcctcctccgcctcctccgccgGTGTCCGTGTCCCCGGTGCCGCCCCACTTCCTGTGCCCGGTCCCGGCCCCGCCCCCCCCGCTGCCGCCCGGCCTGGTCCAGAGGATGCTCGCCCAGGGGCTCCCCCCGCACCACCTGCCCCCCCTCCTCCAGGCCG GGCTGCTGCCTCCCGGGGTGGACCTGGCCCTTCTCGGGCAGCCCTGCTACCCGCTCCTCGGACCGCACCCCCCGGGGCCACTCCACCTGGCCCTCATGCAGCACCAGCTCCAGCGCTCAG GCTCCGTCGGCCCCTCGGCCCTGCGCCCGGCCCCTCCGCCCCTCCCTCGGGGCCCCCCGGGGGGcgtggcctcctcctcctcctcctcctccgcggcCTCCTCCTCGTCGGCGCTCTCGCGGTGGTTCGGGTCGGAGGTCCTGCAGCAGCCGCTCCCCTCGATGCCGTCCTCCAAGGTCATCAGCGTGGACGAGCTCGAGTTCCGGCCTTGACCCCCGACCCCACCATGACCCAAGGATGA